From Plasmodium malariae genome assembly, chromosome: 8:
taacgtattttttttataaaaaatataaaaaaaattatacaggaataaatattatttatacaatgTTCATAAAGATATGAACAAAACATTACATTATTGCAGGTCCTATAGCTCAGTTGGTTAGAGCGTACGGCTAATAACCGTAAGGTCGGCGGTTCGAGACCGCCTGGGACCACAATattatgttttgttttattggTTTGTTTTGTTTGTATTTGGTTATATCATTAAATTATGAGGTTTAAAtggtaaaatttataaattttaatgttgCCGTTGAACCGttttaaacatattaataaattatgtaaaaattatatagatttatatatatataatatataatattctttacGACAAATACGAAATAATACATGTGattactatataattttttgttgattaattatttataaagtaCTTTTACCTCTCTCCTTTGTGTAatttaattgtaaattatgtatttacttttttatgaggaaggaattaaattattgcaatttatttcttttttgcttCTTCTCTTtccaatattatatatatgcattatatatatgcacattttttattatgaataaataatatatacaatatttttattatgtgaacatttactattatttttcgtACTATTTTTACacgtactttttttttttttttattacgaGCACCGAGGATCGAACTCGGGATCTTTCGCGTGTGAGGCGAACGTCATAGCCACTAGACCATGCTCGCTTAAGTAGTTAATATCCATCTCTctttttaaaagaagaaaaaaagatgttAACTTAAAACTGCAGTAACTACAACAAACAGTAAGTTACAACGTCTTATATAATTACCTTAAacaattcattttattatgacattatgcataaatttcatttcacttatatatactttcTAGAAAGAAGCTActtaaaaaggaatatattttacttctctttctctttctctttctctttttctttttcatttttttttttttttttttgcttttatgTATGCGATCACATGAATTTCGAGTACAAGGAgtaataaatttcttttgtaaaaaaaacaaaaaaaaagatgccTTAGGTTTTGTAGCTTTGCAAATATCGCTTTATTTCGCAGTAGGAAAAGGTAATGAACGACAAATAAGTAAAAGATTATTTtggtaaattaaaatatagtacGTTCAGAAGggtaaaaatgtaatatataaatgtatacatatacatacccATGCAACATACAATGTATATGAACGTGTACATGTAAAAAACAAACACCTTTTTGGATTCcttaaaaaggaagaaaacgTGTGCAAATTGCAGCAAAATTAACAAGtcaaatacatacatacacacacacaaacATATGTACtgatatatgttaatattgaAGTCAGAATTTATTATAGCGCTTATGCATAATCTACAAACAGGGTGcaagcgaaaaaaaaaaaaataaataaataaataataaataaaaaataaataatagtaaccGTGAGAGTAGTACGGCAAATGGACAACTCGAGAAATGACAATCgaggtgaaaaaaaaaaaaagaaaaaaaaaaggagtaaaCGTCCTTTTCAATAAAAGGACAATGTACAAAAcatatcttttaaaatgcAAAATTACGAAAAAGTGAAACTCGAATAATTCCAAAAATTAAGTCAAAAAGATCAAATAAGCGAACAAAATGAACAACATAAACAAACCAAGGaggtaaaaaattatcttcTTTTATCTAAATGCATTCATCGCAGCCAAACATTCCCCTTgtacttgaaaaaaaaatatatatacatacatataatacatatacatataatacatatacatatatatatataatacgcGGAGCACCCCGCTAACAATCCACTTTGCTTGGAATTATTTCCGATCGACCACTCAAATGTTCATTTGTCTCAACAACACAGTGCACCCAGTTCATTGCCTTCCATTTTTGCTCTTTTCTCGTTCAAACTTCTGCTCAAGGGGTAACCGAAAAATTGGGTATGCCGGAGGAGCTCTGTgcatttctttttatgtaGAATATATGAAACAAGAAAACTATAAggtatgaagaaaaaatgacttgtgttattatttctttataggTACTATTATGCTTCTGATATTtgatatgttcatatattttaaaagacaaaaaaaaagcaaaggATGCAAACGTATTAATAATTCCAATTAAAACTGAGAAATTTTCCTCTTTAAATACAGTtgacatgtacatgtacatgtgatttgcaaaaaaactttgatgaaaaaaataaataattaaagatACGTATCCAATGATAACACTAGctgttttataataaataaatattagcGCGAATACTAAAATTCCTAGTATCAAATTAAAActgataaaattataaatactgATAACATTTGCTACTATTCCAAATATTAACGTGATAATAAAACTGGAGGGTAAAATaagagaatatatatttaatgtatttccaaatacattattttcgtatatatcaaataacgaaaacataaaaaaacaaatgctaaatgtaattataaaaaattctactacaataaatatataaaatgggGAAACAAGTTGTTTCTTCAGAGTTCTACagctaatatttttaaaaaaacctttcatttttttttcctcttttttttccacttttttttcctcttttttttcattgatatatgtacatgtgctTCTACCACCATCTGTTTTAATCTCCTCAAAATGGACATTTTTTTCAGGTGTACACTTAtccaatttttcatttttatttttcccacTATTGTCTTGATTTTCATAATTCACTATATAAATAACGGCATTGCTACTAATATCTTCTTTTCCTATACTTTTTGCAATATCTTTCGCAGGATCACtattacatatatgcttataaCTATTCTCCTGTTCATGAATGTATTTACCTGAATATTCCTGCTCATCTATTTCTTTCTTTGTTTGttgtacataattttttttatactctAACATATTAGCTATGAAAAAGGAGGGGAATATACATATCAATATATACACCAGAATAATGacaataacattttttttaaattctaaaAAGTCCAATGTAATGATTATCACATTACCAACAAATAAACTCAAAACAGCTAAGGAGGACATAGTACTAAttagtatataatttttatttctcataATCGTTTTGAATGTGTTTAATTTGCTCTTTTCTGTCTTATTCGACTTTTCCATAATGTTATCTTTAACTggatatatttcattaatgtAGTAAATAATGGGTAAGTACGAATTGTCGGAACCAATTCCGAAACAAATAAACGAAATGTTAAAGAGTAGAGAGATCAGTTGAAACATCTTCTGCATGTCCGTCACTATGATGTGTGCACTACTGCGCGCACCGCTATGACGATTATTCGTTACGTCGCTATGATAACTACTCTTTGCGGCGCTGAGCGCATAAATGTCCATGTAACTTTTTGAATAATGCAAGGCTACACTTAATAAGGTCCATccgataaataaaaaaataaaagctacttgtgaaatatatttttttttcgaaaaaattttaattaatatactaCCAATTGAGCCTGATATAAATTGAATAATTAACCCTGTAACTagtaaaaattgtatataattttcttgctctttacataaaaaaaaatcattgtccctttgttctttttcatttttacataacCATTCGAATgctctatattttttaaatatattagctataaatatgtaattctGATACACTATTGCAGTTGTTGCAATGctgtacataaataaaaatatcgtAATTTTGCTTCTTAATTTCCGCATGTTGCTAAAGGTTAATTGACTTATTTACacttaaaaatgaaatagaaTGCTTCGTGTAACACGCCAATTCACGTGTGTTACTTAAATGgatacgtatgtacatatgtatgtatatatatatatatatatatatatatatatatatatatatataattacatacaCTTTTTactgtaaaattataaaaaaaaatgttttacaaataatcataatgaattgttaaaaattattttactcCTACCCTCTTGTGCGCAAactaaatttaataatttacacAATGTGAATATTGCATGTCGTAACTTCAGTATAACGTTGTAGTATTTAGCAGTATTTCTTGCGCTTCCGCTCTTTTTATGTTTGAGAATATTACTCATTGCAGATTAAGAagaagtatttatatatattatgtacatatgtatatgtacatataagtatgtatatttatttatatttttttttacggaAAAAGGTGTCGTtcaaatgaataattaacAATTAACATGAACATTaggttttaaaaaaatttcctcaAAATGTTCTCTAAAACGcatgcgtatatatgtattttttttttttgttttttctctcttttgTTATCCCGCAACAAATGTTCACCGAAAAATCGCATCAGCGTATTCTCTTCCACTGATCATGGGAGCAGacttttgttttaattattatccATTACTTATATGTAATAGCTAcgactttttattttttccaataCTTTATTTGGAAATCCACTTTCATACATGCTTGTTcatgttcataaatatttttacatgtcTGAAGATTTGCTTTCAgttgttaaattttttcacaTTTCGTCACATTTTCTCAAACTTTCTTACctgttcataaattttttcatatttcgtCACATTTTCTCAAACTTTCTTACctgttcataaattttttcacaTTTCGTCACATTTTCTCAAACTTTCTTACctgttcataaattttttcacattttgtaacgttttcttaaaatttccCGCATCTCGCCACACAATCGTATATTATCTTACATGATCATTACTGTTCTTTTCGAAGTTGTCTTCCCATTTTTCGCATTTCCTGCATGAACAAATTCCCATTAACCCCATTAATATATTGAGACTTCAAAAAAAGTGATATATCATATATGCTTACGAAACATAAgctgatatatattaaagcaAAAATAGCGTTGCATGACGATACATATTacctttttgttttcttcgATTTCGTATGATATTTAACAGAAGAACATATATTTGCTAAGTATTCTATTAAGTTTTGGTATATCAAACGTTTAatctgtatatattatatacagaaAAATGGCATACAGTTCGTGTGTGGATATTtctcttaatttatttattaatgtttaatattataaatgtaatgcTGCTTAACGTTCAGTAACAGGTCGCTCACATATTGCGTCATTTGTAAgtattacataaaattgACTGTTCATTTGGAAcgagaataaaatatttgccttttttctttctttctttttttttttttttttctttttataaatcgCACAAATAATGTTAACGAAATCtgaatattatgtaaaatttctTAAATGGCA
This genomic window contains:
- the MFR3 gene encoding major facilitator superfamily-related transporter, putative, with translation MRKLRSKITIFLFMYSIATTAIVYQNYIFIANIFKKYRAFEWLCKNEKEQRDNDFFLCKEQENYIQFLLVTGLIIQFISGSIGSILIKIFSKKKYISQVAFIFLFIGWTLLSVALHYSKSYMDIYALSAAKSSYHSDVTNNRHSGARSSAHIIVTDMQKMFQLISLLFNISFICFGIGSDNSYLPIIYYINEIYPVKDNIMEKSNKTEKSKLNTFKTIMRNKNYILISTMSSLAVLSLFVGNVIIITLDFLEFKKNVIVIILVYILICIFPSFFIANMLEYKKNYVQQTKKEIDEQEYSGKYIHEQENSYKHICNSDPAKDIAKSIGKEDISSNAVIYIVNYENQDNSGKNKNEKLDKCTPEKNVHFEEIKTDGGRSTCTYINEKKEEKKVEKKEEKKMKGFFKNISCRTLKKQLVSPFYIFIVVEFFIITFSICFFMFSLFDIYENNVFGNTLNIYSLILPSSFIITLIFGIVANVISIYNFISFNLILGILVFALIFIYYKTASVIIGYVSLIIYFFHQSFFANHMYMYMSTVFKEENFSVLIGIINTFASFAFFLSFKIYEHIKYQKHNSTYKEIITQVIFSSYLIVFLFHIFYIKRNAQSSSGIPNFSVTP